In Helicobacter bilis, a genomic segment contains:
- a CDS encoding anthranilate synthase component II produces the protein MRVILIDNYDSFTHNVVYLLREIGVEVSILRNDSSLQTLKDSNFDALVIAPGPSHPLQSGICLEAIKYFAPFKKILGICLGHQCIAHVFGGEVVSMQTPQHGKISHVTFSNHPLFHGIKIPLKVGRYHSLHVSKLGKCRALAWSEDNVVMALQAEGYQTYGIQFHPESILQDQGKKLLANFFELC, from the coding sequence ATGCGAGTGATTTTGATTGATAATTACGACTCTTTTACGCATAATGTTGTGTATTTATTGCGTGAGATTGGAGTAGAAGTTAGCATTTTACGCAATGATTCTTCCTTGCAAACTCTAAAAGATTCTAATTTTGATGCTTTAGTTATCGCACCCGGTCCTAGCCACCCTTTGCAATCTGGAATCTGCTTAGAAGCGATTAAATATTTTGCTCCATTTAAAAAGATTCTAGGCATTTGCCTGGGACATCAGTGTATCGCACATGTTTTTGGTGGCGAAGTGGTCTCTATGCAAACACCACAACATGGTAAAATCTCGCATGTAACTTTCAGCAATCACCCGCTTTTTCACGGCATAAAAATACCGCTAAAAGTTGGTCGTTATCATTCATTGCATGTCAGCAAACTCGGCAAATGCAGGGCATTAGCATGGAGTGAAGATAATGTCGTCATGGCATTACAAGCAGAAGGCTATCAAACTTATGGGATACAATTCCACCCAGAATCTATTTTGCAAGACCAAGGCAAAAAGCTACTAGCAAATTTTTTTGAGTTGTGTTAA
- a CDS encoding TrkA C-terminal domain-containing protein: MMRYVLIVADGDIALNFVHKVLDDYSSNNFYIVLYRDSRFLPKKYPNTFRFHECDYTSTFRLESCLENNDIGDIFIVLQDEKEGDVVYEYLRKNYKKSRIVRSIHAPEISYETTKKSDGNLVIVAETNAVASRLLLRMPNVPVIPRGFGLEQGEIMEIGVPSGSIYAHRQINTIEQSGWCIVGIYRQNRFILANDDVVIFPGDILLVAGEPQKTRMIYNQIKADIGQFPAPFGRDICLILDMRLQPKETMLHDCKEAIYLHRHLKSAKLTIKVLHATDFETIKALEELKSEDIAVVIDYENLDFIQTLENKISEKVGFIIVSQEIFAKRAYRRALWESKLPVLKIGMYSLRPDNYDHTLSKQQLYTQKKMLYPPNVTASLLVSSGDGYRDSNIATLIFDISKQLCLDVAVYDFEPDGHFNNKIDEEFENLSRIFERKYTIQHNNIDNPIFHIQGLNKPILHFIPFRMSITRSRFAAYIRTQFESIACMDNTNPQLFIPVSE; the protein is encoded by the coding sequence ATGATGAGATATGTGCTTATTGTAGCTGATGGAGATATTGCATTAAATTTTGTGCATAAAGTGCTAGATGATTACTCAAGCAATAACTTCTATATTGTTTTGTATAGAGATTCTCGCTTTTTGCCAAAGAAATATCCAAATACTTTTAGATTCCATGAATGCGATTATACTTCCACTTTTCGCCTTGAATCTTGCCTAGAAAATAATGACATTGGCGATATTTTCATTGTCCTGCAAGATGAAAAAGAGGGTGATGTCGTATATGAATATTTACGCAAAAACTACAAAAAAAGCCGCATTGTGCGTAGCATACATGCCCCTGAAATCTCTTATGAAACTACAAAAAAAAGTGATGGGAATCTAGTGATTGTAGCAGAGACAAATGCAGTGGCTTCAAGGCTATTGCTTCGTATGCCAAATGTGCCTGTTATCCCGCGTGGTTTTGGGTTAGAGCAGGGTGAGATTATGGAGATTGGCGTGCCAAGTGGAAGCATTTATGCACACAGACAAATTAATACGATAGAGCAATCTGGTTGGTGCATTGTTGGAATCTATCGTCAAAATAGATTCATTCTTGCTAATGATGATGTAGTGATTTTTCCCGGAGATATTTTACTTGTAGCAGGTGAGCCACAAAAAACACGCATGATATATAACCAAATCAAAGCGGATATAGGGCAGTTTCCAGCACCATTTGGACGCGATATATGTCTTATACTTGATATGCGTTTGCAGCCAAAAGAGACAATGCTGCATGACTGCAAAGAAGCGATTTATCTACACAGACACTTAAAGAGCGCAAAACTTACTATTAAGGTTTTACACGCAACAGATTTTGAAACTATAAAAGCACTTGAAGAATTAAAGAGTGAAGATATCGCCGTAGTTATTGATTATGAGAATCTAGACTTTATACAAACTTTAGAAAATAAGATAAGTGAAAAAGTAGGCTTTATCATCGTAAGTCAAGAAATCTTTGCTAAAAGGGCGTATCGCAGGGCTTTATGGGAGAGTAAATTGCCTGTTTTAAAGATAGGTATGTATTCCTTGCGACCAGATAACTATGATCACACACTATCAAAACAGCAACTTTATACGCAAAAGAAAATGCTATATCCACCAAATGTTACAGCAAGTTTGCTTGTGAGTTCGGGTGATGGATATAGAGATTCTAATATCGCAACGCTTATATTTGATATTAGCAAACAACTTTGCCTTGATGTAGCGGTGTATGATTTTGAGCCAGATGGACATTTTAACAATAAGATTGATGAAGAGTTTGAGAATCTTTCCAGAATCTTTGAGAGAAAATACACTATACAGCATAATAACATAGATAATCCTATCTTTCATATACAAGGTTTAAATAAGCCGATTTTACATTTCATTCCATTTCGCATGTCTATAACTAGATCAAGATTTGCAGCATATATACGAACGCAGTTTGAATCTATCGCATGTATGGATAATACAAATCCGCAACTTTTCATTCCTGTGAGTGAATAG